One window from the genome of Haladaptatus paucihalophilus DX253 encodes:
- a CDS encoding tetratricopeptide repeat protein produces MSDERSHKFSEGTGFDDPYEGFDLDPPELEVNPEEVDPVDSRVVTDLLDQQSIPRDKVSVGDLIEVGLSYTRINRFEEATETFERAARFADDGSREEQEAWTNKGVAHAELEEWDEAISAYRESIHIDDDSEHAATAETNLAYALWESGRTEQALEHSERAVEIDQRFPQAWFNRGFFLLERGLVEDAVNCFDNAIRLGFRNAHVIEEKARALEELGEDEEAERLAEEAKEMRKEAEEELVQE; encoded by the coding sequence ATGAGCGACGAGCGAAGTCATAAATTCTCGGAGGGGACAGGCTTTGACGACCCGTACGAAGGGTTCGATTTGGACCCGCCGGAACTCGAAGTGAACCCGGAAGAGGTGGACCCGGTTGACTCCCGCGTCGTCACCGACCTCCTCGACCAGCAGTCGATTCCGCGCGACAAGGTGTCAGTGGGCGACCTCATCGAGGTCGGTCTGAGCTACACGCGGATAAATCGCTTCGAAGAGGCGACGGAAACGTTCGAGCGCGCGGCGCGTTTCGCCGACGATGGGTCGCGCGAGGAACAGGAGGCGTGGACGAACAAGGGCGTCGCGCACGCCGAACTCGAAGAGTGGGACGAAGCCATCAGCGCGTACCGCGAATCCATCCACATCGACGACGACAGCGAACACGCCGCGACGGCGGAGACCAACCTCGCGTACGCACTTTGGGAGTCGGGACGAACCGAGCAGGCGCTCGAACACTCGGAGCGCGCGGTCGAAATCGACCAGCGCTTCCCGCAGGCGTGGTTCAACCGCGGGTTCTTCCTGCTCGAACGCGGCCTCGTGGAGGACGCGGTGAACTGCTTCGACAACGCGATTCGACTCGGCTTCCGGAACGCGCACGTCATCGAGGAGAAGGCGCGCGCGCTGGAGGAACTAGGCGAGGACGAGGAAGCAGAGCGACTCGCCGAGGAGGCGAAAGAAATGCGCAAGGAGGCGGAGGAAGAGCTGGTCCAGGAATGA
- a CDS encoding DUF424 domain-containing protein: protein MILKERETGEGLLVAVCDDDVLGETFETGEMSFTVTEEFYGGDEADEDEVVHSLNRADVANIVGTDAVALAVEAGFVNEANVLELDSTRHAQFLRM from the coding sequence ATGATACTCAAGGAGCGCGAGACCGGAGAGGGACTGTTGGTCGCGGTCTGCGACGACGACGTGCTCGGCGAGACGTTCGAGACGGGCGAGATGTCGTTTACCGTGACGGAGGAGTTCTACGGCGGCGACGAGGCCGACGAGGACGAAGTTGTCCACAGCCTCAACCGCGCCGACGTGGCGAACATCGTCGGCACCGACGCCGTGGCGCTCGCGGTCGAAGCCGGGTTCGTGAACGAGGCGAACGTCCTCGAACTGGATTCGACCCGGCACGCGCAGTTCTTGCGGATGTAG
- a CDS encoding aminotransferase class V-fold PLP-dependent enzyme has product MESQQSDALDVERIREDFPILQREFNGNQVVYLDNAATTQTPEPVIESISDYYRNYNANVHRGIHQLSQEASIAYEEAHDKLAEFIGANGREEMVFTKNTTESENLVAYAWGLNELGPGDEVVLSEMEHHASLVTWQQLGKKTGADVKYIPVTDEGYLDMEAAEKLITDDTKMVSVVHVSNTLGTTNPVGELADIAHDHDSYIFVDGAQAVPNRPVDVQAIDADFYAFSGHKMVGPTGIGGLYGKEHVLEEMEPYLYGGDMIRKVTYDDSTWEDLPWKFEAGTPNIAQGIALAAAVDYLEDIGMERVQRHEEQLAEYAYDRLTEEGDVEIYGPPADDRGGLVSFNVDGVHAHDLSSILNDHAVAIRAGDHCTQPLHDKLGIAASARASFYIYNTREEIDKLVDAVDDARQLFAQ; this is encoded by the coding sequence ATGGAATCACAGCAATCCGACGCGCTGGATGTGGAACGCATCCGTGAGGATTTCCCGATTCTTCAGCGGGAGTTCAACGGCAATCAGGTGGTGTACCTCGACAACGCGGCGACCACCCAGACGCCCGAACCCGTCATCGAGAGCATCAGCGACTACTACCGGAACTACAACGCGAACGTCCACCGCGGCATCCACCAGTTGAGCCAGGAGGCCTCCATCGCCTACGAGGAGGCCCACGACAAACTCGCCGAGTTCATCGGCGCGAACGGCCGCGAGGAGATGGTGTTCACGAAGAACACGACCGAATCCGAAAACCTCGTCGCCTACGCGTGGGGACTCAACGAACTCGGTCCGGGCGATGAGGTCGTCCTGAGCGAGATGGAACACCACGCGTCGCTCGTGACGTGGCAACAGCTCGGCAAGAAGACCGGGGCGGACGTGAAGTACATCCCCGTGACCGACGAGGGCTACCTCGACATGGAGGCCGCGGAGAAGCTCATCACGGACGATACCAAGATGGTCAGCGTCGTCCACGTCTCGAACACGCTCGGGACGACGAACCCGGTGGGCGAACTCGCGGACATCGCGCACGACCACGATTCCTACATCTTCGTGGACGGCGCACAGGCGGTGCCGAACCGTCCCGTGGACGTGCAGGCCATCGACGCCGACTTCTACGCCTTCTCGGGCCACAAGATGGTCGGGCCGACCGGCATCGGCGGCCTGTACGGCAAGGAACACGTTCTGGAGGAGATGGAGCCGTACCTCTACGGCGGCGACATGATTCGCAAGGTGACCTACGACGATTCGACGTGGGAGGACCTGCCGTGGAAGTTCGAGGCCGGAACGCCGAACATCGCACAGGGCATCGCGCTCGCGGCCGCCGTGGACTATCTGGAGGACATCGGCATGGAGCGCGTCCAGCGCCACGAGGAGCAACTCGCCGAATACGCCTACGACCGCCTGACCGAGGAGGGCGACGTGGAGATTTACGGACCCCCGGCCGACGACCGCGGCGGCCTCGTCTCGTTCAACGTCGATGGCGTCCACGCCCACGACCTCTCCAGCATCCTCAACGACCACGCCGTCGCAATCCGTGCGGGCGACCACTGTACGCAACCGCTCCACGACAAACTCGGCATCGCGGCCTCCGCGCGGGCTTCCTTCTACATCTACAACACCCGCGAGGAAATCGACAAACTGGTCGATGCCGTGGACGACGCCCGGCAGTTGTTCGCTCAGTAA
- a CDS encoding HD domain-containing protein, translating into MSPRTLPDEIRPHAEEYFENVAPAHDWHHVQRVAALAETLAAEYDPDERILFSAVWLHDIGRGREDRGEIDDHAEWGAEEAGELLGGFDVTDSEIEAVQHCIRAHRFSNDVDAETLEAKLLSDADNLDALGAVGIGRVFCYGAEHDQPMHDPDVPVEADKTRSGATSVNHFHKKILRLPERMYTDAGKRMAEERRTFVEAFVERFEAEAAGER; encoded by the coding sequence ATGTCACCGCGAACCCTCCCGGACGAGATTCGACCGCACGCCGAGGAGTACTTCGAAAACGTCGCACCCGCACACGACTGGCACCACGTCCAGCGGGTCGCCGCCCTCGCCGAAACGCTCGCCGCCGAGTACGACCCCGACGAGCGAATCCTCTTTTCCGCGGTGTGGTTGCACGACATCGGCCGGGGGCGCGAGGACCGCGGCGAAATCGACGACCACGCCGAGTGGGGTGCCGAAGAGGCGGGCGAACTCCTCGGCGGATTCGACGTGACGGATTCGGAAATCGAGGCCGTCCAGCACTGCATTCGGGCACACCGCTTCTCGAACGACGTGGACGCCGAGACGTTGGAGGCGAAACTGCTGTCCGATGCCGACAACCTCGACGCTCTCGGTGCCGTCGGAATCGGGCGCGTCTTCTGCTACGGCGCGGAACACGACCAACCCATGCACGACCCCGACGTGCCCGTCGAGGCCGACAAGACACGTTCGGGTGCGACGTCGGTGAACCACTTCCACAAGAAAATCCTCCGACTCCCGGAGCGGATGTACACCGACGCAGGCAAACGCATGGCCGAAGAGCGCCGGACGTTCGTGGAGGCGTTCGTCGAGCGGTTCGAAGCGGAAGCCGCGGGCGAGCGCTGA
- a CDS encoding ArsR/SmtB family transcription factor, translated as MDADERDVSPEKAFSLLGNDTRIEIIQALWDADDPLSFSELHDRVGIRDSGQFNYHLNKLVGLFVRQTDEKYELTYAGFRIMGAILSGTYTQRAEAETFALDTYCPDCGTELIAEYEEETVRVRCETCERNRSTFGLPPGAFEGRNETELRQTFERWLLNVFSLMADGMCLNCSGKTVGSLVTESEYFADEQEAGIEFRCERCGDYAVGNLGTYLLEHPAVVAFHYDHGIDLTDYPVWELEWPRPENARIISEDPLLVECVIELDGDELRLSVDEELAVSVE; from the coding sequence ATGGACGCGGATGAACGGGACGTGTCCCCCGAGAAAGCCTTCTCTCTGCTCGGGAACGACACACGAATCGAGATCATTCAAGCCCTCTGGGACGCTGACGACCCGCTGTCGTTCTCGGAACTGCACGACCGAGTGGGAATTCGAGACAGCGGACAGTTCAACTACCATCTGAACAAACTCGTCGGCCTGTTCGTCCGGCAGACGGACGAGAAGTACGAACTCACCTACGCTGGGTTTCGAATCATGGGTGCGATTCTCTCGGGAACCTACACCCAGCGCGCCGAAGCCGAGACGTTCGCGCTCGATACGTACTGTCCCGACTGCGGAACGGAACTCATCGCGGAGTACGAGGAGGAGACGGTTCGGGTCCGCTGTGAGACGTGCGAGCGGAACCGCTCGACGTTCGGGTTGCCGCCGGGGGCGTTCGAGGGGAGAAACGAGACGGAGTTGCGGCAGACGTTCGAGCGCTGGCTCCTCAACGTGTTCTCGCTCATGGCCGACGGCATGTGTCTGAACTGCTCCGGGAAGACGGTCGGGTCGCTCGTCACCGAGTCCGAGTACTTCGCCGACGAGCAGGAAGCGGGCATCGAATTCCGCTGTGAGCGCTGTGGGGACTACGCCGTCGGCAACCTCGGAACGTACCTCTTGGAGCATCCGGCGGTCGTCGCGTTCCACTACGACCACGGTATCGACCTCACGGACTACCCCGTGTGGGAACTCGAATGGCCACGTCCCGAGAACGCCCGAATCATCTCCGAAGACCCGTTGCTGGTCGAATGCGTCATCGAACTCGACGGCGACGAACTCAGGCTGAGCGTCGATGAGGAGTTGGCCGTCAGCGTCGAATAG
- a CDS encoding MFS transporter, whose amino-acid sequence MRSLFRNRTFTRLFVGRLITNAGDSAYAVAAMWLAFQLGGSSFYTGLAGFLTMLPQTLQFLAGPLVDRWRIRRILVATQVAEGILVLCVPVAYVMGWLSVWVVLVVMPVVSLINQFVYPAQQAALPRVVEKEDLVEANSAFSFAYQGVDFAFTALGGIVVALVGAIALYVLDSVTFLAATLVFLGVRIPPAETDSEPETDADSDGETKTGANSAGDTNPTRSEGITAAVAAYRSQLLDGIQYVRGSVLVWILAGSLVVNATIGSTLAVLPAYAQANGGSDAYGFLLATVVGGMLVGSLAATPLKRFSLAKLSIGGFIFSGITWLAAVLIGWFPATMALFFLAWIPVGATNVIFAAMIQSVVPEELMGRVSSVLSSASVGAMPLGSLLGGVGGDVLGTAPVMTTAGFGFLCIAFCWVAHPLLRDIAKADELDAEKYGLTTATGAESSESF is encoded by the coding sequence ATGCGTTCCCTATTCAGAAATCGGACCTTCACTCGGCTGTTCGTCGGTCGGTTGATAACGAACGCGGGGGACAGCGCGTACGCCGTCGCGGCGATGTGGCTCGCCTTCCAACTCGGCGGGTCGTCGTTTTACACCGGACTGGCCGGGTTTCTCACCATGCTGCCACAGACGCTCCAGTTCCTCGCCGGACCGCTGGTCGACCGGTGGCGAATCCGCCGGATTCTGGTCGCCACGCAAGTCGCGGAGGGCATCCTCGTTCTCTGTGTCCCCGTCGCGTACGTGATGGGGTGGCTCTCGGTCTGGGTCGTCCTCGTCGTGATGCCCGTCGTCTCGCTCATCAACCAGTTCGTCTACCCGGCACAGCAGGCCGCCCTCCCGCGCGTCGTCGAGAAGGAGGACCTCGTGGAAGCCAACTCGGCGTTCTCGTTCGCCTACCAGGGCGTCGATTTCGCCTTCACCGCGCTCGGCGGCATCGTCGTCGCGCTGGTCGGCGCGATCGCGCTCTACGTCCTCGACTCCGTGACCTTCCTCGCCGCGACGCTCGTCTTCCTCGGCGTTCGAATCCCGCCCGCGGAAACCGATTCCGAACCGGAGACAGACGCGGATTCGGATGGGGAGACGAAGACGGGCGCAAATTCGGCTGGAGATACGAATCCCACTCGATCCGAGGGTATCACCGCCGCCGTCGCGGCGTACCGAAGCCAACTCCTCGACGGCATCCAGTACGTTCGCGGGTCGGTGCTCGTCTGGATACTCGCCGGGAGCCTCGTCGTCAACGCGACCATCGGCAGCACCCTCGCAGTGCTGCCCGCCTACGCGCAGGCCAACGGCGGGTCGGACGCGTACGGCTTCCTCCTCGCCACGGTGGTCGGCGGGATGCTCGTCGGGTCGCTCGCCGCGACGCCGCTCAAGCGGTTTTCGCTCGCCAAACTGAGCATCGGCGGGTTCATCTTCAGCGGAATCACGTGGCTCGCCGCGGTCCTCATCGGCTGGTTTCCGGCGACGATGGCCCTGTTCTTCCTCGCGTGGATTCCGGTCGGCGCGACGAACGTCATCTTCGCGGCGATGATACAGTCCGTCGTCCCCGAGGAACTCATGGGCCGCGTGTCGTCGGTCCTGTCGAGCGCATCCGTCGGCGCGATGCCGCTCGGGTCCCTCCTCGGCGGCGTCGGCGGTGACGTTCTCGGGACCGCACCGGTCATGACGACTGCCGGGTTCGGGTTCCTGTGCATCGCGTTCTGTTGGGTGGCACACCCGCTGCTCCGAGACATCGCAAAGGCCGACGAGTTGGACGCCGAGAAGTACGGCCTCACGACCGCAACAGGGGCCGAATCGTCGGAATCCTTTTAG
- the sufU gene encoding Fe-S cluster assembly sulfur transfer protein SufU, translating into MSMGSDMYRQQILDHYRNPRNYGELADAQFSHEGVNPSCGDELEFDVSLEDDGETIERVAFRGDGCAISQASASMLSQKLPGMSLDEVAAMDRDDVIDMLGVEISPMRVKCAVLAEKVVQDGAEIYEGEKDEERTTTED; encoded by the coding sequence ATGAGCATGGGTTCGGACATGTACCGGCAGCAGATTCTCGACCATTATCGGAACCCGCGAAACTACGGGGAGTTGGCCGACGCCCAGTTCAGCCACGAGGGGGTCAATCCGTCCTGTGGCGACGAACTGGAGTTCGACGTTTCCCTCGAAGACGACGGCGAAACCATCGAACGCGTCGCGTTCCGCGGCGACGGTTGTGCCATCAGCCAAGCCAGCGCCAGCATGCTCTCCCAGAAGCTCCCCGGAATGAGTCTGGACGAAGTGGCGGCGATGGACCGTGACGACGTTATCGACATGCTGGGCGTCGAAATCAGCCCGATGCGCGTGAAATGCGCCGTTTTGGCCGAGAAAGTCGTCCAAGACGGAGCGGAGATTTACGAAGGCGAAAAGGACGAAGAGCGCACGACGACCGAAGACTAA
- a CDS encoding DUF1641 domain-containing protein → MVEQTTQDDARDALETAIDENPEEVARLMERLGLVNGVLDAVEVGTSALDDRMVAELAGTGETLAEAADGLATKETVELSESVGANGAELTEALETLVRLQKSGTLDELAALADLLPLASGALDDEMISTLVDAGSSLGEVADTASDPDTVRGMETVLQAVGDASDAESPPERVGVVGLLRATRDPEVQAGLGFVLAIAKALGRETRREPARK, encoded by the coding sequence ATGGTAGAACAGACAACGCAGGACGATGCCCGGGACGCCCTCGAAACGGCGATAGATGAGAACCCGGAGGAAGTCGCCCGCCTGATGGAACGACTCGGGCTGGTAAACGGCGTCCTCGATGCGGTCGAGGTCGGGACGTCCGCCCTCGACGACCGGATGGTCGCGGAACTGGCCGGGACGGGTGAAACCCTCGCCGAGGCCGCGGACGGTCTCGCAACGAAGGAAACCGTGGAGCTGTCCGAATCGGTCGGCGCGAACGGGGCGGAACTCACAGAGGCGCTGGAGACGCTGGTACGACTACAAAAGAGCGGTACGTTGGACGAACTCGCCGCGCTCGCCGACCTCCTTCCGTTGGCGTCGGGCGCTCTGGACGACGAGATGATATCCACGCTCGTCGATGCCGGGAGTTCGCTGGGCGAGGTCGCGGATACGGCGTCCGACCCCGACACGGTTCGGGGCATGGAGACGGTGTTGCAGGCGGTCGGCGACGCCAGCGACGCCGAATCGCCGCCGGAGCGCGTCGGCGTTGTCGGCCTGCTTCGTGCGACCCGCGACCCGGAGGTGCAGGCGGGCTTAGGCTTCGTGCTCGCCATCGCAAAAGCTCTCGGCCGGGAGACGCGCCGGGAACCGGCGAGAAAGTAG
- a CDS encoding NAD(P)/FAD-dependent oxidoreductase — protein sequence MKRIAIVGGGTGGTVLANRLADELAPEIDAGDVEVTLVTDDPDHVYKPLYLYVAFGEREAQEARRPISELLDSRVELRINRVVSIDTDEKRLSCQDGGTTLDYDYLVLSTGAKLTPEDVPGLKEGGHHFYGPDGAEALRDDLAEFTGGHLVLSVIGVPHMCPAAPLEFVFMADDWLRERGRRDDVEITYTYPIGRAHGLESIAEWATPELEKRDINVETFFNADEVDPEEKVIRTMEGTEMDYDLLVAIPPHSGDDLIKESGLGDDGWVPVDKETLEADAAADVYAIGDTADVPTSKAGSVAHYEAGVVADRLASRVRGHTPTAIFDGKTVCFIESGMDEATFVEFEYGRQPTVRDPSKFVHWAKLSYNESYWLTARGLL from the coding sequence ATGAAACGAATCGCAATCGTCGGTGGCGGGACCGGCGGGACGGTCCTCGCCAATCGACTCGCCGACGAACTCGCGCCGGAGATAGACGCGGGCGACGTCGAGGTCACGCTCGTCACCGACGACCCGGACCACGTGTACAAGCCGCTCTACCTCTACGTGGCCTTCGGTGAACGAGAGGCTCAGGAAGCCCGGCGACCGATTTCGGAACTCCTCGACAGCCGCGTCGAACTCCGAATCAATCGGGTCGTCTCCATAGACACCGACGAGAAACGGCTCTCGTGTCAGGACGGGGGGACGACGCTCGACTACGACTACCTCGTCCTTTCGACCGGCGCGAAACTCACGCCGGAGGATGTCCCCGGCCTGAAGGAGGGCGGACACCACTTCTACGGTCCCGACGGGGCCGAGGCGTTGCGCGACGACTTGGCCGAGTTCACCGGCGGGCACCTCGTGCTCTCGGTCATCGGCGTCCCGCACATGTGCCCGGCCGCGCCGCTGGAGTTCGTCTTCATGGCCGACGACTGGCTCCGCGAACGGGGACGGCGCGATGACGTCGAAATCACGTACACGTACCCCATCGGACGCGCCCACGGACTCGAATCCATCGCCGAGTGGGCGACGCCGGAACTCGAAAAGCGGGACATCAACGTCGAGACGTTCTTCAACGCGGATGAGGTCGACCCGGAGGAGAAGGTCATCCGGACGATGGAGGGCACGGAGATGGATTACGACCTCTTGGTCGCCATTCCGCCCCACAGCGGCGACGACCTTATCAAGGAGTCCGGTCTCGGCGACGACGGCTGGGTGCCGGTCGATAAGGAGACGCTCGAAGCGGACGCTGCGGCGGACGTCTACGCCATCGGCGACACCGCCGACGTGCCGACGAGCAAGGCGGGTAGCGTCGCCCACTACGAGGCGGGCGTCGTCGCCGACCGCCTCGCCAGTCGGGTCCGCGGCCACACCCCGACGGCCATATTCGACGGCAAGACGGTCTGTTTCATCGAATCGGGCATGGACGAGGCGACGTTCGTGGAGTTCGAGTACGGCCGACAGCCGACGGTCCGCGACCCGTCGAAGTTCGTCCACTGGGCGAAGCTCTCGTACAACGAGTCCTACTGGCTGACCGCACGGGGACTCCTGTGA
- a CDS encoding sulfurtransferase TusA family protein yields MSETEIEPDVTIDARGATCPGPLMDLIGKIKSVDSGTVVELQTEDSGSKKDVPEWVDKAGHEHLDTVDHDDYWSLYVKKA; encoded by the coding sequence ATGAGCGAAACAGAAATCGAACCCGACGTAACGATCGACGCGCGCGGTGCGACCTGCCCCGGCCCCCTGATGGACCTCATCGGGAAGATAAAGAGCGTGGACTCGGGCACCGTCGTCGAACTGCAAACGGAAGACAGCGGCTCGAAAAAGGACGTCCCGGAGTGGGTGGACAAGGCCGGACACGAACACCTCGATACCGTCGACCACGACGACTACTGGAGCCTCTACGTGAAGAAAGCATGA
- a CDS encoding DsrE/DsrF/DrsH-like family protein: protein MNGYAIVLASEDIEKIQAASMIGSIAAASDIPVEVFVTMNALNAFETETVERNDFKGGRVAEAMMSASDVQVPLFTDQLEQAKDLGPMTVYACTMAMDLLGNTLDDYVDVFDDELGVAGFLERAQDKNVIFV from the coding sequence ATGAACGGCTATGCAATCGTCCTCGCGTCCGAGGACATCGAAAAAATTCAGGCGGCGAGCATGATCGGGTCCATCGCCGCGGCGTCCGACATTCCGGTCGAGGTTTTCGTAACGATGAACGCGCTCAACGCGTTCGAAACGGAGACCGTCGAACGGAACGACTTCAAAGGCGGCCGCGTCGCCGAGGCGATGATGAGCGCTTCGGACGTTCAGGTTCCCCTGTTCACCGACCAACTCGAACAGGCGAAGGACCTCGGCCCGATGACGGTGTACGCCTGCACGATGGCGATGGACCTGCTCGGAAACACGCTCGACGACTACGTGGACGTCTTCGACGACGAACTCGGCGTCGCCGGATTCCTCGAACGAGCACAGGACAAGAACGTCATATTCGTCTAA
- the radA gene encoding DNA repair and recombination protein RadA — MADVDLEALPGVGPATAEKLRDAGFDSYQSLAVASPGELSNTADVGESTSADIIQAARKEADIGGFETGSQVLERRERIGKLSWQIDEVDELLGGGVETQSITEVYGEFGAGKSQITHQLSVNVQLPPEQGGLHGSVIFIDSEDTFRPERIDDMVRGLPDEAIQATMDDREIDGSPDDEEAMEELVADILDKIHVAKAFNSNHQMLLAEKAQELAGEHEDSDWPVRLVCIDSLTAHFRAEYVGRGQLATRQQKLNKHLHDIDKVGNLYNTAVVVTNQVSSNPDSFFGDPTQPIGGNILGHKSTFRMYLRKSKGDKRIVRLVDAPNLADGEAVMRVQDGGLKPE; from the coding sequence ATGGCAGACGTAGACCTCGAAGCACTCCCCGGCGTTGGTCCAGCGACAGCAGAAAAACTCCGTGACGCGGGATTCGATTCCTATCAGAGCCTCGCGGTTGCGAGTCCCGGCGAACTCAGCAACACCGCCGACGTCGGCGAGAGCACGTCCGCCGACATCATTCAGGCCGCCCGAAAGGAGGCCGACATCGGCGGGTTCGAGACCGGTTCGCAGGTTCTCGAACGACGCGAGCGAATCGGCAAGCTCAGCTGGCAGATAGACGAAGTGGACGAGTTGCTCGGCGGCGGCGTCGAGACCCAATCCATCACCGAAGTGTACGGCGAGTTCGGTGCGGGGAAATCCCAGATCACCCACCAGCTTTCGGTGAACGTCCAACTGCCGCCCGAACAGGGCGGTCTCCACGGCAGCGTCATCTTCATCGACTCCGAAGACACGTTCCGCCCCGAACGTATCGACGACATGGTTCGCGGCCTGCCGGACGAGGCCATTCAGGCCACGATGGACGACCGCGAAATCGACGGTTCCCCGGACGACGAGGAAGCGATGGAGGAACTCGTCGCCGACATCCTCGACAAGATTCACGTCGCAAAGGCGTTCAACTCCAACCACCAGATGCTCCTCGCGGAGAAGGCACAGGAACTCGCGGGCGAACACGAGGACAGCGACTGGCCCGTCCGACTGGTCTGTATCGACAGCCTCACCGCCCACTTCCGCGCCGAATACGTCGGTCGTGGACAGCTCGCCACCCGTCAGCAGAAACTCAACAAACACCTCCACGACATCGACAAGGTGGGTAACCTGTACAACACGGCCGTCGTCGTGACGAATCAGGTTTCGTCCAACCCCGACTCGTTCTTCGGCGACCCGACCCAGCCCATCGGTGGCAACATCCTCGGCCACAAATCGACGTTCCGGATGTACCTCCGAAAATCGAAGGGCGACAAGCGTATCGTCCGACTCGTGGACGCGCCGAACCTCGCCGACGGTGAGGCCGTCATGCGCGTGCAGGACGGCGGTCTGAAGCCGGAATAA
- the pspAB gene encoding PspA-associated protein PspAB encodes MGLFDGIREVLGIRAETDAGREADPEDLFGMSTAYVTMEADLGYESVGQAALCFSEVDSTDFQDAVDEVHAILEAGKEETGTEATAHVDNHGYSWFVLEDDDPEDLVTSLHFAADTFVEEGYGSRLLAAIFGFQRDGNYVYWVYSFRRGAYYPFAPKRGHERDSAAEFKLRSNMDGELEIESDEQYWYPLWPDHTSKHPWE; translated from the coding sequence ATGGGATTATTCGACGGCATCCGTGAGGTGCTCGGCATCCGCGCCGAGACGGACGCGGGACGCGAGGCCGACCCCGAAGACCTCTTCGGGATGAGCACGGCCTACGTCACGATGGAAGCCGACCTCGGCTACGAATCGGTCGGGCAGGCGGCGCTCTGTTTTTCGGAGGTCGATAGCACCGACTTTCAGGACGCGGTGGACGAAGTGCACGCCATCCTCGAAGCCGGAAAGGAGGAGACCGGCACCGAAGCGACCGCGCACGTGGACAATCACGGCTACTCGTGGTTCGTCCTCGAAGACGACGACCCCGAAGACCTCGTGACGAGCCTCCACTTCGCGGCGGACACGTTCGTCGAGGAGGGCTACGGGTCGCGTCTCCTCGCCGCTATTTTCGGCTTCCAGCGGGACGGCAACTACGTCTACTGGGTGTACTCCTTCCGCCGCGGGGCCTACTATCCCTTCGCGCCGAAGCGCGGCCACGAGCGCGACTCGGCGGCCGAGTTCAAACTCCGGAGCAACATGGACGGCGAACTCGAAATCGAGTCCGACGAACAGTACTGGTATCCGCTCTGGCCGGACCACACGAGCAAACATCCGTGGGAATAA
- a CDS encoding DsrE family protein → MGTHSRRRFLELAGAGTAVALAGCSSGPSDAEGADTSTTETETTETTETDEETTEDASNDITMSSVFHFSEGDDHQKHAVANVANLLNDDSTDTETIALVANGVGVKLLSTDSTQAETVKSLAKKGVKLKACHNSMNKLNYTKEDLLEGVEVVPAGVGELTKLQAKEGYAYIKTP, encoded by the coding sequence ATGGGAACGCATTCCCGACGCCGGTTTCTCGAACTGGCAGGTGCTGGCACCGCCGTCGCGCTCGCGGGGTGTTCGAGCGGCCCGAGCGACGCCGAAGGTGCCGACACCTCCACGACGGAAACCGAGACGACGGAGACGACCGAGACTGACGAGGAAACCACGGAAGACGCTTCCAACGACATCACAATGAGTTCAGTATTCCACTTCAGCGAGGGGGACGACCACCAGAAACACGCGGTGGCGAACGTCGCCAACCTGTTGAACGACGACTCGACCGACACGGAGACCATCGCGCTCGTCGCCAACGGCGTGGGCGTCAAACTCCTCTCGACCGACTCCACCCAAGCCGAGACAGTGAAATCGCTCGCAAAGAAGGGCGTGAAGTTAAAGGCGTGTCACAACAGCATGAACAAGCTCAACTACACGAAAGAGGACCTCCTCGAAGGAGTCGAAGTCGTCCCCGCGGGCGTCGGTGAACTCACGAAACTACAGGCCAAAGAGGGATACGCCTACATCAAGACGCCGTAG